A single Deinococcus betulae DNA region contains:
- a CDS encoding helix-turn-helix domain-containing protein, producing MSSRAYARVRSFNPEETQALHRMARSRTLCAGRVKRAQILLRSNQGSTLTEITEQLGVSYHTAQRWIKRFNDLGISGLEEGPRPVRPRVYSTQDVGLVIKTALTPPDQLQLPFGAWTLDRLVTYLNEVKGISIKRSRISQIFLKEGLRWRQQEGWLGQRVDPDFAAKRGLSRPSTPSLR from the coding sequence AACCCTGAAGAAACCCAGGCGCTTCACCGGATGGCCCGTTCCAGAACGCTCTGCGCTGGGCGCGTCAAGCGCGCCCAGATCCTTCTGCGCTCCAATCAGGGCTCTACCCTTACAGAGATCACGGAGCAACTCGGCGTGAGTTATCACACCGCCCAGCGCTGGATTAAGCGCTTCAACGACCTCGGGATTTCTGGCTTGGAAGAAGGTCCCCGTCCAGTTCGACCCCGGGTCTATTCCACTCAGGATGTGGGCCTCGTCATCAAGACGGCGCTCACCCCTCCCGATCAGCTCCAGCTTCCGTTTGGCGCTTGGACACTTGATCGCTTGGTGACTTATCTCAACGAGGTCAAGGGCATTTCGATCAAACGCAGTCGGATCAGCCAGATCTTTCTCAAGGAGGGGCTGAGGTGGAGGCAACAGGAGGGCTGGTTGGGCCAGCGGGTCGATCCAGACTTTGCAGCAAAAAGGGGGCTATCGAGACCCTCTACACCCAGCCTCCGGTAG
- a CDS encoding transposase, translating to MTAVAHPGPQLVRPHPGEGWPAERARQNLEYQPRTTQGYVFGALQPATGATLAVTYERRNIANFVDFLEQVEAWIPDDVPQIYAVLDNLRTHSAYDVLLFNLTQPRWEFVFQPKRALYLNLIEPWWKTLKSLALKGRRFDTWPGVTSNRG from the coding sequence ATGACGGCGGTGGCCCATCCTGGGCCACAACTAGTGCGTCCCCATCCAGGCGAGGGTTGGCCCGCTGAGCGGGCCCGCCAGAACCTTGAATATCAACCACGTACGACGCAGGGGTATGTCTTCGGGGCGTTACAGCCGGCCACGGGCGCGACGCTGGCAGTGACCTATGAGCGACGCAACATCGCCAATTTCGTGGATTTTCTGGAACAGGTGGAGGCCTGGATCCCCGACGACGTGCCGCAGATTTACGCCGTGTTAGATAATCTTCGGACCCACTCGGCTTACGACGTGCTGCTGTTCAATCTCACGCAGCCGCGCTGGGAGTTCGTCTTTCAGCCGAAGCGAGCCCTGTATTTGAATCTCATTGAACCCTGGTGGAAGACGTTGAAATCACTGGCCCTCAAAGGCCGACGATTTGACACCTGGCCAGGAGTAACCTCGAATAGGGGTTGA